The following proteins are co-located in the Periplaneta americana isolate PAMFEO1 chromosome 12, P.americana_PAMFEO1_priV1, whole genome shotgun sequence genome:
- the LOC138710827 gene encoding larval cuticle protein F1-like, with protein MAGVAPLALPYAVAPFGSSYTAHSINHALAALVAVPAAAPVAVPAAAPVAVSAAAPVAVPAAAPVAVPAAAPVAVPAAAPVAVPAAAPVAVPAAAPVAVPAAAPLIAAAPAVYAPHVAAPAAYFG; from the coding sequence ATGGCCGGAGTCGCCCCCTTAGCTCTGCCATACGCCGTCGCCCCCTTCGGAAGCTCCTACACCGCACATTCGATCAATCACGCCCTCGCCGCCCTTGTCGCCGTTCCTGCTGCCGCCCCTGTCGCCGTTCCTGCTGCCGCCCCTGTCGCCGTTTCTGCTGCCGCCCCTGTCGCCGTTCCTGCTGCCGCCCCTGTCGCCGTTCCTGCTGCCGCCCCTGTCGCCGTTCCTGCTGCCGCCCCTGTCGCCGTTCCTGCTGCCGCCCCTGTCGCCGTTCCTGCTGCCGCCCCTGTCGCCGTTCCTGCTGCCGCCCCCTTGATTGCCGCTGCTCCAGCTGTCTACGCCCCTCATGTTGCTGCTCCCGCCGCCTACTTCGGTTAA